The following are encoded together in the Microbacterium hatanonis genome:
- a CDS encoding GNAT family N-acetyltransferase — MADLRFTDEKDASRYTLHNGDDLVSVLDYRDDGRTVAMTRAYTIPTFRGHGYAGELVERAVAELERDGSRQVSPVCWYVNDWFDARPERAGILEARAGA, encoded by the coding sequence ATGGCTGATCTGCGATTCACCGACGAGAAGGACGCCTCGCGGTACACGCTGCACAACGGCGACGACCTCGTCTCGGTGCTCGACTACCGCGACGATGGGCGCACGGTCGCGATGACCCGCGCCTACACGATCCCCACCTTCCGCGGGCACGGGTACGCCGGCGAGCTCGTCGAGCGCGCGGTCGCCGAGCTCGAGCGCGACGGCTCGCGCCAGGTGAGCCCGGTGTGCTGGTACGTGAACGACTGGTTCGACGCGCGCCCCGAGCGCGCCGGCATCCTGGAAGCGCGCGCCGGAGCGTAG
- a CDS encoding DUF2277 domain-containing protein, with the protein MCRNIVPLHNFEPAATDAECHDAALQFVRKIAGTTKPSRANQAVFDEAVEQIAHATRHLIDGLVTTAAPKTREDEAAKRQARSAERYEAIRVYQREKRAARAAS; encoded by the coding sequence ATGTGCCGCAACATCGTTCCGCTCCACAACTTCGAGCCCGCAGCGACCGACGCGGAATGCCACGACGCCGCGCTCCAGTTCGTCCGCAAGATCGCCGGGACCACCAAGCCGTCCCGCGCCAACCAGGCGGTGTTCGACGAGGCCGTCGAGCAGATCGCTCACGCCACGCGTCATCTCATCGACGGTCTCGTCACCACCGCCGCGCCGAAGACGCGCGAGGACGAGGCCGCAAAACGCCAGGCGCGTTCCGCCGAGCGCTACGAAGCCATCCGCGTGTACCAGCGGGAGAAGCGGGCGGCTCGCGCGGCATCCTGA
- a CDS encoding DUF1622 domain-containing protein, which translates to MEDAFTAVAIGFESIGALAMTAGFVVAVVLGIRSLRRGEGGSRAFAVLRTTLGGAILLGLEVLVAADLIRTITSKPSVEDALILGLIVLIRTVLSMSIQIEIDGVLPWRRALLTSGGQVVAGAVARDRAAGRSADD; encoded by the coding sequence ATGGAGGATGCCTTCACCGCCGTCGCGATCGGATTCGAGTCGATCGGCGCTCTCGCCATGACGGCGGGGTTCGTGGTCGCGGTCGTCCTCGGCATCCGTTCCCTTCGTCGCGGCGAGGGCGGGTCGCGGGCCTTCGCGGTGCTGCGCACGACCCTCGGCGGGGCGATCCTCCTCGGCCTCGAGGTGCTCGTGGCCGCCGACCTCATCCGCACCATCACGTCGAAGCCCTCGGTCGAGGACGCCCTGATCCTCGGGCTCATCGTGCTCATCCGCACCGTGCTGTCGATGTCGATCCAGATCGAGATCGACGGGGTGCTGCCGTGGCGTCGCGCGCTCCTCACGAGCGGCGGCCAGGTCGTCGCCGGCGCGGTGGCCCGTGACCGGGCCGCAGGCAGGTCCGCCGACGACTGA
- a CDS encoding GH1 family beta-glucosidase, translating into MSAGNADYRDSGLVFPEGFTFGSATASYQVEGGAREDGRLPSIWDTFSGTPGRVWNGDTGDVACDHYHRWESDLDLMKDLGLDAYRFSIAWPRIVPAGTGAVNQAGIDFYSRLVDGLLERGIRPVATLYHWDLPQPLEDAGGWPVRATADAFERYAEIMGTALGDRIHTWTTLNEPWCSAYLGYGQGGHAPGRAEPASALAAVHHLNLAHGRAVQALRATSTGDPDYSVTLNFHVARGRGDQAAEAIRRVDALANRAFTGPMLRGEYPADLLQDTASVTDWSFVQEGDLEAIHQPIDVLGVNYYSTVTVRLWDGVSPRQVNDGHKATAGGTAWPGSDGVLEFLEQPGPYTEMGWNIAPEGLEELLLSLREQFPDQALMVTENGAAFADEVAEDGSVPDADRLDYLRRHFTAAHRAMQQGVDLRGYFVWSLLDNFEWGYGYAKRFGIVRVDFDTLERTVKQSGEWYARLAKTGTLPE; encoded by the coding sequence GTGAGCGCGGGGAACGCCGATTACCGCGACAGCGGACTCGTCTTCCCCGAGGGGTTCACCTTCGGGTCGGCGACCGCGTCGTACCAGGTCGAGGGCGGGGCCCGTGAAGACGGGCGCCTCCCGTCGATCTGGGACACCTTCAGCGGGACGCCCGGGCGCGTGTGGAACGGCGACACCGGCGACGTGGCGTGCGACCACTACCACCGGTGGGAATCCGACCTCGACCTGATGAAGGATCTCGGGCTCGACGCCTACCGGTTCTCGATCGCCTGGCCGCGGATCGTGCCGGCCGGCACGGGCGCCGTGAACCAGGCCGGCATCGACTTCTACTCGCGACTGGTCGACGGGCTGCTCGAACGCGGGATCCGTCCCGTCGCGACGCTGTACCACTGGGATCTGCCGCAGCCGCTCGAGGACGCCGGCGGGTGGCCGGTGCGGGCGACGGCCGACGCCTTCGAGCGGTACGCGGAGATCATGGGGACGGCGCTCGGCGACCGCATCCACACCTGGACGACCCTGAACGAGCCGTGGTGCTCGGCCTACCTCGGCTACGGCCAGGGCGGGCATGCCCCCGGCCGTGCCGAACCCGCGTCGGCGCTCGCCGCGGTGCACCACCTGAACCTCGCCCACGGGCGCGCGGTGCAGGCGCTGCGCGCGACCTCGACCGGCGACCCCGACTACTCCGTGACGCTCAACTTCCACGTGGCGCGCGGCCGCGGAGATCAGGCCGCGGAGGCGATCCGTCGCGTCGATGCGCTCGCCAATCGCGCCTTCACCGGGCCGATGCTGCGGGGCGAGTACCCGGCGGATCTGCTGCAGGACACCGCATCCGTCACCGACTGGTCGTTCGTGCAGGAGGGCGACCTGGAGGCCATCCACCAGCCGATCGACGTGCTGGGCGTCAACTACTACTCCACCGTCACGGTGCGGCTCTGGGACGGTGTCTCGCCCCGCCAGGTGAACGACGGGCACAAGGCCACCGCCGGCGGCACCGCCTGGCCCGGCAGCGACGGGGTGCTCGAATTCCTCGAGCAGCCCGGTCCGTACACCGAGATGGGCTGGAACATCGCACCCGAGGGGCTCGAGGAGCTCCTGCTGTCGCTCCGCGAGCAGTTCCCCGACCAGGCGCTCATGGTCACCGAGAACGGCGCCGCGTTCGCCGACGAGGTCGCCGAGGACGGATCCGTCCCCGACGCCGACCGGCTCGACTACCTCAGGCGTCACTTCACCGCCGCGCACCGGGCGATGCAGCAGGGCGTCGACCTGCGCGGATACTTCGTCTGGTCGCTGCTCGACAACTTCGAGTGGGGGTACGGGTACGCCAAGCGGTTCGGCATCGTGCGGGTCGACTTCGACACGCTCGAGCGCACCGTCAAGCAGAGCGGTGAGTGGTACGCGCGACTGGCGAAGACGGGCACGCTTCCGGAGTAG